The proteins below come from a single Chloroflexota bacterium genomic window:
- a CDS encoding GNAT family N-acetyltransferase yields the protein MLDGSFDTRRVWQLDLREGRDQVSTQLRATSLPRELRLDYPSPEEALLMHWQRGYCILVVEDWVEEGIVGYIDVGPEPDLQTGWVWHLVVDRRRRREGIGSALLGAAMRWSADHELYRLMAPLQTQNDPGIRFFQRQGFVFCGFNDRYYRTGSVALFFGRDLR from the coding sequence TTGCTAGACGGATCGTTCGATACCCGTCGTGTCTGGCAGCTTGATCTCAGAGAAGGCCGCGACCAGGTTTCCACACAACTCAGGGCCACCTCTCTACCCCGGGAATTACGCCTGGATTACCCCTCACCCGAGGAAGCGTTGCTGATGCACTGGCAGCGCGGCTACTGCATTCTGGTAGTCGAGGACTGGGTTGAAGAGGGGATCGTTGGATATATCGATGTGGGCCCTGAACCGGATCTCCAGACTGGTTGGGTCTGGCATCTGGTGGTAGATCGTCGCCGTCGGCGGGAGGGGATTGGCAGCGCCTTGCTGGGGGCTGCCATGCGCTGGAGCGCCGATCATGAGCTGTACCGGCTCATGGCGCCATTGCAGACTCAGAATGATCCGGGGATTCGCTTTTTCCAACGTCAGGGATTCGTGTTTTGCGGTTTCAACGACCGCTACTACAGAACGGGCAGCGTCGCGCTCTTCTTCGGACGTGATCTGCGATGA